One segment of Meriones unguiculatus strain TT.TT164.6M chromosome X, Bangor_MerUng_6.1, whole genome shotgun sequence DNA contains the following:
- the Hmgn5 gene encoding high mobility group nucleosome-binding domain-containing protein 5 encodes MPKRKAAGDASQEPKRRSARLSAMPVPVTPELKPKRASTSRKMKTTNVVVEENKDAGAITIPETKPDDVKEECNMENTENGETKITEVPIPKMEAEEVKEQMNEATEEDGGEKKEVAAEEKDDELEENIQNIEKHEDEKEDKDKGEEVEDGKGEDILEEKAGAAEIEDGKEDKHDEEKGDNEKEDGEKEEEKDEKVKVEEEVKEQKEEKESGKCNEENKEDGKEGQHEEGGKNKDDGKDEDRKEKEEKVKEFVGEGNDENKVEAENEAAKKELKQDGEKKESLSIV; translated from the exons GCTGCAGGTGATGCGAGTCAGGAG CCAAAGAGAAGATCAGCCCGACTGTCTGCT ATGCCTGTGCCTGTTACACCAGAGTTAAAACCTAAAAGAGCATCAACTTCAAGG aaaatgaaaacaaccaaTGTTGTTgtggaagaaaacaaagatgCAGGTGCCATAACGATTCCTGAAACCAAGCCAGATGACGTTAAAGAAGAATGCAACATGGAAAACACTGAAAATGGAGAAACCAAAATTACTGAG GTACCCATTCCTAAAATGGAAGCTGAAGAAGTGAAAGAACAGATGAATGAAGCCACTGAAGAAGatgggggagaaaagaaagaagtggcagcagaagaaaaagatgatgagctagaagaaaacattcaaaatataGAGAAACatgaagatgaaaaagaagacaaagataaaGGCGAAGAGGTGGAAGATGGAAAAGGGGAAGATAtcttagaagagaaagcaggtgcaGCAGAGATCGAAGATGGAAAAGAAGACAAACATgatgaagaaaaaggagacaatgaaaaagaagatggggaaaaggaagaagagaaggatgaGAAAGTTAAAGTAGAGGAAGAAGTAAAAgagcagaaagaggaaaaggaaagtggAAAATGCAACGAAGAAAATAAGGAAGATGGAAAGGAAGGTCAGCATGAGGAAGGTGGAAAGAATAAAGATGATGGAAAAGATGAAgatagaaaggagaaagaagaaaaagtaaaagagttTGTTGGTGaaggaaatgatgaaaacaaGGTGGAAGCTGAAAACGAAGCTGCCAAGAAAGAATTGAAacaagatggagaaaaaaaggagTCTCTGAGTATTGTCTAA